In the Silene latifolia isolate original U9 population chromosome 1, ASM4854445v1, whole genome shotgun sequence genome, cacttcttcgtcttcccatgttttcggtacattaataaacCTGTACGGTATGaaccttctcatcagatgagcATCCTCAGCGGTAGCAACCCATAAGTAAGGCCCAACATGTACATAACGACCTTAGGGTCGTCGCCGTAAAATtcacttttgcccctttgatggtcacgtgatgcataccttgcagcgagttgttttgcttggtGAAAGTCatcaagaccatcccctcgaaacacgaTCAAGGCATATCCAAGAAATCCACGACCAGAAATCCAAGCCTGGtggattgccctaacatttgaaaacccattctcaatgaggatgcccctcaatgggttaagagacttagaagctggcttcccagcagaatcgcgtatgactgggagattatgaattatgcacgtaatcaggttgatatagcgggttaccgattgctgaggaggtgcgactacggatgatgaagaagacgacattcttttaattatgatatgtatgtatatgtatattatttaaaaagtgaagtagaaagtTTAGTaataataaagctataattaattggattaatttcatccatacgttacatttAAACTTatattaattgtgcatgcatgcatgcggtgaataatggtcaaacaaacaataataatagggcatgcattggtaagaccacaaacttttcagatttcacagtggatctgtatttacaacggttataagaaaaaccgttgtttattggtgtaatatgacaacggatttacaATAATCGTTGTTGATATAttaaatatgataacggcttaacaaagaacctttatcattttgtgttataatacggtcaaacaatcaatactacaactttgaatcagaaaaagtaaaaattacagggcatacattagtcaaatcacaaacactagaaaatcacagataattaaacaattttttttttttaaaaacgggttctgtccaaccgttgttgctatatgtaatatgataacggcttaacaaaaaatcgttatcattttatgttatacatatggtcaaacacaCAATACTGCAattttgaatcagaaaaagtaaaaattacaaagcatgcattagtcaaatcaataccgttgtgtttttagtcattggacaacggttttttgataaccgtttttttgttactaattggacaacggttcattgataaccgttgtgtttttactaattggacaacggttttttgataaccgttgtaagctaatatgtttaacacggtagagttgaccgattcttatttaacttgtaccgtatccactttccaattcttaacttgttaagtttccaattcttatcttattattataccggttccaattcttactattattataccgtttccaatacaacctaaactcattataagtagaattataattttcacaatcttaacttgtaccgtttgcactttccaattcttaacttgttaagtcctccattaattttccacatcgattatgtcgtcaagttcatcaaattatagtggttcatattattcatccgctgatgatgatgatgatgatgatgatgatgatgatgatgatgatgaagcatcatatgaacctcttgcagGACCCCCAAGTAGATGTATGTACGCTAAATCCTTTACGTGCATTattcacaatctcccgtatacagaggacgggcatggaaaggctatactctcgtatagccttgactggttaataggtttgatttggttagccggattgaatttgcttcaaactatctacccggacaatgatgtgcatgatggcttcgggcggtgcgccctcatcaagtttggcgggggtgaggagcgggaatgctttcgtcaggctcgcaaacttgagcgggcattcgatagcaatgactcttcgagactctggtttgatcacgatgatcagcgggtaggcccatatttatgggttacTAATGAATCTGGCCGTCTCCTACTACTTTCGATTCTGCTCCGGCAAGGTTGCATTGCCGAGCAGGGGACAGTGTCGTTGGAATAGGAAAATGActgtgtggattgggctgaaggtgaaagagacatatatggtgatattgtctctgaattctagaggatggggtaacaaaaaacatactccctccattcaactccaaactacacatttgctttttcacgtttgagAATGCTTGTTTCACgcgataaatatctttagcttgatattttaatgtactcctaaaaacctaagtcattataataaaagttagatatttttctcgtgatattgtttctgaattctaaaggatggggtaacaaaaaacgtaacaaaaaacataaataattaaactttaattcaaaccaccaccataatccaaatacaacttacaatgccagataataattaaagacttaattattcgAATCTGATGAAGTATCAGGATACTCATTATGAATTTCGATATAGAGCAAGTCGTTGATCGGCCcttctgttagaaatctatatctcattaatttacatattcatatatgtgagaaattatttagtcataaaataattaaaaatcttatgcatgcaaacataaatagaagtaaagaagaaatcatgttccttactatgtgatttcggttttatgggcaccaacaagatctccttcttgttagtccttgagcattccaaataatggatgaacaaagatttaagtatagaatctctcccagaagtcaatacccaaggaatactcttaaagactaaaataatatgatctagtattaggattagtcttacttaaaattttgacacaaaatatttacttgttctctcttattttcggttgagagagaatagatgagtgagtttttatttctctaggattttcacaaaagatagagagagtatcatttcttacactagaaattttttataaaaatgatgaatgaataaattgaaaagaaaaactcttttcttttcacCTATGGTGGCCGAAAAAtaattggccttgggtagcatgcccaatgccttttatttttgctcttctcaaaagctaggtttgcatggctactagttagATATAATCATggtgttttccacttaagataaaaacacaatataaatcttacactccctccattatttcggcatacttaaaataaaatgggtagtccattttattttgtcatttgtcaattttgtcacatgtaacatgttacatgacatgtcacaatgtaatgtatttttaacatattaaaaatcaacatactcataaaatatgtcatttacaaaattgactagtaattcgtaattacttgtaccaaaacggtttatcaaattataaattacaacgtcttgtatttataataaattattcattcaatttctatttcaattgtttcgtaaacaataattttatccaagtaataaaataagttaattacttagaccgtatctaatataatcgaattacagtaagacacgttaattttactcacaagatcatccgtcaatattaagcaatttaattaactcgtatcagcatacgattaattaaataatcaattaagagtctttccctataggtatgacctaaggggatcaactgatcaccaccgtcgcacgacagtaatgtcaaactctagtcagccaatcattaccgatatgtgtggaccatttgactgtaaaaatattacatcccacatgtattcttaaaaatgagatttaaacatgtgatcatcatgatcgacagttgtgatcgcattattgtcagaggacacttatcccaacaatctcccacttgttctcgacaagtgtgcgtcaccaattctcttgtcctattactatctcccactcaatgcaaggtgtctttcaggtcatacttgcaagtgatcacatcgagagtggtttcctcgatctggagaataactgattgaccgaaattatctaccatagataccttccgagcgtggccacgtatttcctgttcattactcctcgagtggccctgatatattgttataaccctgacaagggggtggacaattcctatcgcgcttattccctttgactagccacaggcatcataacccaaaatatgcacatttgaccccatttacgaaggtcgtagtaacacaaatcaaagttaatccgaaactgtgccaccttaggcgaacagtattTAGTCAAaggaatcgactcattagaatactatagtagctctcgccacgaccaggctatataaatttgccaaaactctatatgcggtcactgcccgacaaggtgttcctaacagtctgcctatgtgattgactagtcatcccacatgactctatggcacttgaacttgccatcaatcgcatcatactctagtcacttcgagatgtcacctcatataagtgactatgtgcaaataccatgttaatccgggttcactttaacggggttcaatattgtctctacaacccgtttggatgtaacaaggtaataaaagagttttaaagtaaaactcgaacgacaaatgcgattatcacatatgattagtcaatgcctgattattatttcatattctataatctaatttgatcttgtatgtagttgttcatctcaatccaattgaaatgacatatgacatgactcatcatgttaagcctatgagaaggctttggttagtaggttttatcaacttcttgtaccttactcaaccttactacatacttgttttcctttgtaatgtatacatttgcattacaaaactttctgagtacgtgtctagatccaatctagacataggccctctagccttagaatagctcccactgttttcacagtatgcgggactcatccttcttgcacatctcatgattgcaagtgtactcaatttccgttgtaaatatttctcattgttctttattgtctagaacgattctagaaaatctatttcttaaataacatagccacaatggtatattaactatcctaatgtgttttgattatggttttgtcggaaaccatgcgcaatctcaattgtcaattgtcatttgtgtaacacccttacacaaaattgcatcaaaaacactttgcattacatccttaacgcttctgcaagtacttaagggtaatctttatggcttacttggtaactattacttaaattcgatttgaaacaattcattatacacaaagtatatgaagtgttatacatcatttcctatctaattgattcggcaacggaagcaaatggaatcaatcaaatatgttcaacttgattgaactagtcatgaattttatcaacataagactccttatttgacattaatatcatgtagatttatctccataaatccggatattaaagatgtactatatttctccaaagtcttaaatcattcgcaatgatcaatatgtcatccacatataagactactaaaaatttccgtaactcccactaaacttcatgtataaacacaacttttcgacttatcgagaaaatttttataccatgatctaatcattgattccaactcattgatgtcctactcaagaccatctcttaagttgcacattatcttaggattgtaagaatctataaaactcaagacatgtattgaatacatttcttctaattgaagaagtgggtttttggattcacttgctatatatctcatcataatgaaatacaatccttagacttaagcttctcaactagtgcaaaaccctttgctaccaatcaagctttgaaatctctctttattagtgcaaaaaccctttgtcactaatcaagcctttaatttcggattttcatggctctaagccttgtattgagttgtgacttaaacattctcatgtaagtcatatgttcattactttctagaggtaatcaacttgaattaaacgatttctttgtaagttacaagctatttactttctaaaagtaacactaattcattatcttcaataagtgatgactttaacatcctaggttttgaagaaacaatgtcttccacaaaacgtctcatgcagccaagaaagaccagtttcttgcgacataacattctctgacACAATgcaatttgtggctcttgaatattttctcccactctgtcttctagaaataaacttgttttttaggaagacagcctcacgagccacaaacccgttgtacttgtGATAATGGAAAGGGAataatgagcatttgtttcttgtgtaagcttacaaacatggtacccttccatttcatatctcatatgattcgtttaagatttagtggaaaaataatttagacaaaatgataaaatccccaaaaggatcaagtaactcaaagtaacttgattgaagtccaaactatatcgaatagcgtttgatttctttatccaactacacattatcccataatgcgtgctaagagagattaaattGTGATAGTAAATcatatttcctttggcttatatcaaagtcttcactttaataatcccatcacgactaaatcgtgattctttgaactctttgaatttcttcaaagatttctttatttaccttattaagttaacacattaatgttaacttaaatcgttggtaaaagtaaatgatcaacctattatgtatcaatgatttacatgaTCTCCTTTTCACCCAAAAGCACGAGacctcttgctttgaatacaagacacgcatataccataagatctaatggtttcaagagtactcgataactctttgcgttcatcattccaaaatctaaggttcaatcttgggttaccaatttgagtcttgcatcatctacatgatatatcattctagtttggtttagaatataattacctttgataatgggctagccatatatcaaaccatggtgtatagggtcacaaaagtgaaacctcttttatatcttaacaagtttatattcttatttagagtttattcacttaatagtcataattaaggtatatatataaacccaaaactagattgagtacagaatgcctctatctctcgacatcatggttgctagtcgtcatattctaatcattctatgtatcaaatacaatgatgaaaaccaccaccggtttctaatattgaagaagtagtactagcaaaatttatgtcaatcaaataaacatttaaagaagaaggtcccattagatgtcccacaactaacttgttgattcttcaataatttggggtagtttcctttctagcgtccaacaattaagacaatggaaactttatcggtcgggattgataggtttagtatcgttattctcaataactttacttttaacattaccttgtatcaattccattctaattttacttctttgaaccttatccttttcttaacggtttaagagaatgcttccactcatttcaatgagtctttgcttagagaagcaaaattgaatttcatgaagactactcttcaactcatttgtttagtcttaaaactttcattgaagtggttgcggtattttggtcaattttgatttccaacaaatctagttaccaaaatgatgtaacgtttcaaagtacttaactcaattaagcatatgagaaacaatttattaTAAGTacatatgttagtcaagaatcaaaaacccttttgatcacgaataatttttatctatactcttcacaagagatccttgcaatggataattcgaggttttagaagaaaattcatatttgtctttagttacgatgttttaatggagatttgaatcaaaaatcgaaatgatatcgtatatgaattgtggtaaagaaatagaacaatatgataacggaatagtggaaactgaacattcatcgttataataatacttgtaaataataagtaaagcatttacatagtgacctctacccaactatgataaataattccaagatccaaattcatattaacttggggcacggtgtgccgaaataccctttattaatataactcggtggattaactctttaatcgattctacttttagaactcttggtcgataaaattacattaatatttatctctagcccgaaacacatccggaaatcgtcgtgaatactttcgttgagtttaacccaaatttcgaataaatgtgtccatgatccaaactcatatcaacttagggcacggtgtgccgaaataaccttaattaacaaaaattcggtggatagacatttatcacccacttcccctatgtaacaatgtttgtaccccggtgtggccgagtgcactccctcacgaaataggttttcatggtttctactttttggtaaggctaagtctcaattgtttatttttagcgagaggtcatgtcaatttattatctatcacgttttaagtgaactaaatgggtgaactacgataattgtaattgacacggtcgataaactcgattaaaatgataatgcatgtttagttatggcgatttagcgatgcatgcaacatataaataaaatgcaaagcataaataaaatcctagtatggccttcctagaatagtaaatctaataaactattacaaattcggaaaccaactcctttggtcccttgaacttcggtcttggcacgcatatcgaggtaacaccgtctttaatagatctccttctcgagtggcaccgtctttaaggatctccggaataaataaattacataacaaattacataatttcctattatacataacaaattatataatttcctattatacatttgaaattaaaataaaataaatctattaaattacaaaacggtgatacgagatcacaaaaaaattacaaccgaatcgatattctcatacacttcgggtaatatcaattaaaaactaaggccatactaagtaaaattacataattcaaaaattacataaattaaaattatgacaatcataaataaaatgcagcattataatatgtatgaacatgcccaattttatgctaaatcgcctttaaggagccaatatcttatattaatcggtttttacggatttgcgtgatttaacctttaaaaaaatcacaataattacataaaatcatatttatgtactagttaattaccctaaccatcttaggactcaaaattagtctccactaacatttgacaataattaacttatatttcttaatattgttcataaaaggacttaaaattacaatataatgccataaacttcaaataaatcataaaaatttcaaataaattcaaaattcaaaattttaaactcatgaaaattctggaaaaataccttgacactcataatgttcaaaaaacataggttaaaaatttcaaaatttatcgtgaaaaacattgttgcggtttatcggatttatcaataataaccataaaaatatgagaaaaattatttttatttacttttcacttttagatctgaaataggtgataaaatgcaacatgtgaggtttttccttagtcatgaagtatgttttagcaatttttactaattaaagtcactacttatgtgatttttcatcaaaaatcataaatcatgcataaagacttcattatagccaattattttacacacatcttgtaaaattgcatgtgacaacatactaaattttaatgaccagattcgaaatataactcatattaacctatttttccatttaaattcgattttatcttgaaaaatccatatttcgagcataaaaactcataaaattatgaaactttacaggtcatctaaaaataatatatgtgaaaacatatccaaaaaacactggaaaaatcgaagtttagctaattttagtccaaaaatgacatttttttatcataaaatcacattttaatgccattattatacaaaatgaacaataaaaatccataaattaaccaaaatatcctaaatacattttaggaccagaaactttaacatgcataataaatttcgtgatatatcataataaacacaaatttataagttttgtttgttaatcgtataactcggaaaaacaataaccgatttgcatgcaaacaacctaaggctcatgataccacttgttagaaatctctATCTcgttaatttacatattcatatatgtgagaaattatttagtcataaaatagttacaaatcttatgcatgcaaacataaatagaattaaagaagaaatcatgttccttactatgtgatttcggttttatggacaccaacaagatctccttcttgttagttcttgagtattccaaataatggatgaacaaagattcaagtatagaatctctcccaaaagtgaatacccatgGAATACTCTTatagactaaaataatatgatctagtattaggattagtcttacttaaaattttgacacaaaaatatttacTTATTCTCTCTTGTTTTCGGTTGAGAGAGAATAGATGAGTGGTTGAGAGAGAATAGATgagtgagtttttatttctctaggattttcacaaaagatagagagagtatcatttcttacactagaaattttttataaaaatgatgaatgaataaattgAAAAAAAACAACTCTTTTCTTTTCACCTATGGTGGCCGAAAAAtaattggccttgggtagcatgcccaatgccttttatttttgctcttctcaaaagctaggtttgcatggctactagttagATATAATCATggtgttttccacttaagataaaaacacaatataaatcttacactccctccattatttcggcagacttaaaataaaatgggtagtccattttattttgtcatttgtcaattttgtcacatgtaacatgttacatgacatgtcacaatgtaatgtatttttaacatattaaaaatcaacatactcataaaatatgtcatttacaaaattgactagtaattcgtaattacttgtaccaaaacggtttatcaaattataaattacaacgtcttgtatttataatatattattcattcaattcctattttaattgtttcgtaaacaataattttatccaagtaataaaacaatttaattacttagaccgtatctaatataatcgaattatagtaagacacgttaattttactcacaagatcatccgtcaattttaagcaatttaattaactcgtatcggcatgcgattaattaaataatcaattaagagtatttccctattgGTATGAccaaaggggatcaactgatcaccaccgtcgcacgacagttatgtcaaactctagtcagccaatcattaccgatatgtgtggaccatttgactgtaaaaatattacatcccacatgtattcttaaaaatgagatttaaacatgtgatcatcatgatcgacagttgtgatcgcattattgtcggaggacacttatcccaacaccttcattatcaccgggaagTGCAGGTGGAATGgtctctttctcccatgacataggcacggtggcaagaatgtaATGCTTCCTGCAATGTGTCATATgttgatgatcaagatgggtcgcaacccatagataagggccttgttgtttatcatccgaataaaagtcctctttccccgcatcttcccccgcaagtctcgcccctaattttcttgcctgacgaaaactatcatggcagttggcttcgtcaacacgataaaagcgaagcctacaaaaccttgcttgtttatAGACAcggggtacacttttttaaccatggtgaaaccggagtcatgaagcatttgcgaaAGTTGTGCGTAATGAGAATAGGATTGTATCTCCGATACACCAACCatattttttagagagaaattaaagagtaaatgtttgataatttagaatttgacctaaaacactatgaagacatatttatagaattattttagtgaaattgaatattattggtcaaattgaatatttattaaagttctgataaagtattgaatgcagtagtcaaactgaaaaatctaatcaaatactgacaacggttgaattgaaaacccgttatttcataatagaaaataataacggttacgaAAAATCCGttgctataacataacaacgggtaacaaaaaccATTGCTGGTGTAAATTTAGTAATAGTATTTgaaatgccgatatcttaaactggtaatggttttctaacaaccgttgataagagtgattctataacgagtttttggaaaccgttaaacgtttttgacaacggtttgttaagcagccgttgtcaaattataataacaaaagttttggagggaaaccgttattcctattagggtggtctaggtttccgccaatatttggaaaacggtaatctaagtgtcgttattaaatgcattaaaccgttgtgatacgctccttattgattgctgGATTTGGCGTAGTGTGGGCTACCATCTTCCTTATTCTATCTGGTATTATGAATAAGATAGATGGTATATGTAAGCTGGGACAAATGCTGCTCCTCAAAGGGTGAAGGTGGCATAGGGATTAAAAGTGCAAAAACTTGGAACAAAGCTCTATTAGGTAAGTATGTGTGGTGGATTGCATCTAAGAAAGATCATTTGTGGATAAAATGGGTCAGCTCTGTGTATTTGAAAGATTGTTACTGGGCCAATTACTCTTCTCTTAATGATTGTAGTTGGTCATGGAAAAAGATAGCACATATCATGAAGAATTTTAGACCTGCTTATGTTAATGACCTATGGCTTGGCAACAGTTCTGCATATACCACTAAAGAAGGATACAAGTGGCTTAGAGTCCCACTCCCTAATGTCAGTTGGTGGAAAGTGTGCTGGTATTCCATGAATATTCCTTGAGCTTCTTTCATATACTGGGCAGCTGTACTTGGCAGACTTCTTACCAAGGATCGTCTTGCTCATATGGGAGGTAGCCAGGATCTGActtggtttttgtgtaactcttCAAATGAAGATCATGGACATCTGTTCTTTGCCTGCCATTTCAGTAATAGATGTGTTCTTCTATTGCAACATAAACTGAATATCTACTTTGATCCTAGGGAACTAGCTGAATGGAATACCAGGGGGAGGAGATTTAGCATTTTGATCAGAAAAGTTACTTGTGCCTGTCATGTCCTGCTCGTGTATATGATTTGGCAAGTAAGAAACGGAGCTAGAGTTAACTTTGAGGTACCTCATCCTAGAGTAATTGTCACGCAGGCAATCAAAGATATTATCAGCAAATTCTGGGCCAGACATAAAGCTGCACTCACAAACTTGGATGAGCGTTGGATAGGCAAGCTGACAGCCATGTAGAATTTGTTCTTGTCTTGATGTTAATATTAAATGTATGCTTGAAAAATGTATGGTTGTTATGGATGATGTATTCTTTTATTGATTTATAATATACTTACCTTTcttcaaaaaaacaaaaggtgtaaCTTGAGAAAAGCTCCCACGTGTGAATAGTCTTACAGGTGTCATCAAAACTTTCACATAATACCAAAATACTAACCTTTCCCGAAACTACACTAAAAGCATTCATGTTGAAGGGCCAAATCTCAAAAAAATAGCCCTACCAAAATAGTTGAAAATATGAGTTCAAGCAATAATGTAAAACAAGTATCCAAAAGTTTTATCAAACCAAAATATTATGTCCAAGGATCGAAACAACCTTATTACTTGGCTCCAATGGACGTAGCCATGCTCTCTTTACCATACATTAAACAAGGTT is a window encoding:
- the LOC141651882 gene encoding uncharacterized protein LOC141651882 — translated: MVYVSWDKCCSSKGEGGIGIKSAKTWNKALLVLHIPLKKDTSGLESHSLMSVGGKCAAVLGRLLTKDRLAHMGGSQDLTWFLCNSSNEDHGHLFFACHFSNRCVLLLQHKLNIYFDPRELAEWNTRGRRFSILIRKVTCACHVLLVYMIWQVRNGARVNFEVPHPRVIVTQAIKDIISKFWARHKAALTNLDERWIGKLTAM